A genomic stretch from Thermomonospora umbrina includes:
- a CDS encoding TIGR03618 family F420-dependent PPOX class oxidoreductase: protein MNKVEQKPGAGPGPRALTDEELSRLLSGQRFGVLASVKRSGQPHLTTVLHHWSPEERVVRISTTADRLKPRHYRNDPHASLHVRGPDVWSFAVAEGEAEVSEVTTVPGDAVGRELLSLTPGFEDPDDEAAFLEQLVADRRVLIRIRVSRLYGTALDVD from the coding sequence ATGAACAAGGTCGAGCAGAAGCCCGGTGCCGGTCCCGGCCCCCGCGCCCTCACCGACGAGGAGCTGTCCCGGCTCCTGAGCGGGCAGCGGTTCGGGGTGCTGGCGAGCGTCAAGCGCAGCGGCCAGCCCCATCTGACCACCGTGCTCCACCACTGGAGCCCCGAGGAACGGGTGGTGCGGATCTCCACGACCGCCGACCGGCTCAAGCCCCGCCACTACCGGAACGATCCGCACGCCTCTCTGCACGTTCGGGGGCCGGACGTCTGGTCGTTCGCGGTCGCCGAGGGCGAGGCGGAGGTGAGCGAGGTGACGACGGTGCCGGGGGACGCGGTCGGGCGCGAACTGCTGTCCCTGACCCCCGGCTTCGAGGACCCCGACGACGAGGCCGCCTTCCTCGAACAGCTCGTGGCCGACCGGCGGGTGCTGATCAGGATCCGGGTGTCCCGCCTGTACGGGACGGCCCTGGACGTCGACTGA
- a CDS encoding ArsR/SmtB family transcription factor: protein MNGSSDEQVIQLDGCAVRVVDAPRVASVRERMPADAQVTGTAEVFGLLSDPGRLRLLTALLDGELCVCDLAAVSGMSESAASHALRLLRAHRVVAVRRSGRMAYYRLEDAHVRMLLDLAVAHIEHTKIVPAPESVDEPERES, encoded by the coding sequence ATGAACGGCTCTTCAGATGAGCAGGTGATACAGCTCGACGGGTGCGCGGTCCGGGTCGTGGACGCGCCCCGGGTGGCGTCCGTCCGGGAGCGGATGCCCGCCGACGCCCAGGTGACGGGCACCGCCGAGGTGTTCGGGCTGCTGTCGGACCCCGGTCGGCTCCGCCTGCTGACGGCCCTGCTCGACGGCGAGTTGTGCGTGTGCGACCTGGCGGCGGTCAGCGGGATGAGCGAGTCGGCCGCCTCGCACGCGCTGCGGCTGCTGCGGGCCCACCGGGTGGTGGCGGTGCGCCGGTCCGGCCGGATGGCGTACTACCGCCTGGAGGACGCGCACGTCCGGATGCTGCTGGACCTGGCGGTGGCCCACATCGAGCACACGAAGATCGTCCCGGCTCCGGAGAGCGTCGACGAGCCCGAACGGGAGTCGTGA
- a CDS encoding cation diffusion facilitator family transporter, producing the protein MGVGHGHGHGNGGGPAAGHAGGRHRWRLAVSFVLIGGFFAVELVYGLLSGSLALLSDAGHMAADVVTLAAALVATKIAARPDSTGRRTYGSYRAEVFASGFAVLVMLGTAVYITVEALSRIGSDAEVSSTPMLVVGALGLVVNLIALVLLRAGAAESLNVKGAYLEVLADTAGSVGVIAAGVLIAATGRVVFDTVVALAIAIFVVVRALALGRQVLAVLGQHAPEGLDVDTVAGDLAAIDGVQNVHDLHLWTLTSGMHVATAHLVTGERADGHSVLDQARDLLRERHDIAHATLQVEPSTHVGCDEIGW; encoded by the coding sequence ATGGGTGTCGGACACGGCCACGGGCACGGGAACGGCGGCGGGCCGGCCGCCGGGCACGCCGGGGGCCGGCACCGGTGGCGGCTGGCGGTCTCGTTCGTGCTGATCGGCGGGTTCTTCGCCGTCGAACTGGTCTACGGCCTGCTGTCGGGCTCGCTGGCCCTGTTGTCGGACGCCGGGCACATGGCCGCCGACGTGGTGACGCTGGCCGCCGCGCTGGTCGCCACGAAGATCGCCGCCCGTCCCGACTCCACCGGACGCCGCACGTACGGGTCCTATCGCGCCGAGGTGTTCGCCTCCGGGTTCGCGGTGCTGGTGATGCTGGGCACCGCCGTCTACATCACCGTGGAGGCCCTGAGCCGGATCGGCTCCGACGCCGAGGTCTCCTCCACCCCGATGCTCGTCGTCGGCGCGCTGGGCCTGGTCGTCAACCTCATCGCGCTGGTCCTGCTCCGCGCCGGGGCCGCCGAGAGCCTCAACGTCAAGGGCGCCTATCTGGAGGTGCTGGCGGACACCGCCGGGTCGGTCGGCGTCATCGCCGCCGGCGTCCTGATCGCCGCCACCGGGCGGGTCGTCTTCGACACCGTCGTGGCGCTGGCCATCGCGATCTTCGTGGTGGTCCGGGCGCTGGCGCTGGGCCGCCAGGTGCTCGCGGTGCTGGGCCAGCACGCCCCCGAGGGCCTCGACGTCGACACCGTGGCGGGCGATCTGGCCGCGATCGACGGCGTCCAGAACGTTCACGACCTGCACCTGTGGACGCTGACCTCCGGCATGCACGTGGCGACCGCCCACCTGGTCACCGGGGAGCGGGCCGACGGCCACTCCGTCCTCGACCAGGCCCGTGACCTGCTGCGGGAGCGCCACGACATCGCCCACGCCACCCTCCAGGTGGAGCCTTCCACGCATGTGGGCTGCGACGAGATCGGCTGGTGA
- a CDS encoding sulfurtransferase TusA family protein, which produces MADPVVIDGGDRSCVRLLLELRGHVAGLAAGTEIHLIASDPAAPLDLAAWCHMTGHEYLGPVTETSPGPATYALRVGGDARPTDPERPWRLAQ; this is translated from the coding sequence ATGGCGGACCCGGTGGTGATCGACGGTGGCGACCGATCCTGTGTGCGGCTCCTGCTGGAGCTGCGCGGGCACGTGGCGGGGCTGGCGGCGGGCACCGAGATCCACCTGATCGCCTCCGATCCGGCGGCCCCGCTCGATCTGGCCGCCTGGTGCCACATGACCGGGCACGAGTACCTGGGGCCGGTGACCGAGACGTCCCCTGGTCCGGCGACGTACGCCCTGCGCGTCGGCGGCGACGCACGGCCCACCGACCCGGAACGGCCCTGGCGGCTGGCTCAGTAG
- a CDS encoding saccharopine dehydrogenase family protein: MTPSAVLVVGGYGAVGSAVTVALAAGRSRPVLPAGRDLARARLMAAEAGGGPGVRVDITDPAAFEKVLDEHRVGAVVLCVEPPDTEIARVCLSRGVHLVDVGASDRLLAPVEALTALAVARGATAVLSVGVAPGLTNLLARRAHDDLGGADRLDLTVMLGAGERHGADAVRWTLTQLLARTPSTAAGSREVGLPGYGRRRAHPFPFSDQHTLRRTLGVPEATTRLCLDSRPLTAALFALRRTGVLGVARHPRVLRALTDAVTRVHVGGDGFALRADARLGERSAAYALIGREQGRITGVVAAHVTRRLLDGGLPHGVHHIDELPALAHLAGEIPGTTLLRLRGTRVVG; this comes from the coding sequence ATGACACCATCTGCCGTCCTCGTGGTCGGGGGCTATGGGGCCGTGGGCTCCGCCGTCACCGTGGCCCTGGCCGCCGGGCGCTCCCGGCCCGTACTCCCGGCGGGCCGCGACCTGGCCCGCGCCCGCCTGATGGCCGCCGAGGCGGGAGGCGGCCCGGGTGTACGGGTCGACATCACCGACCCGGCCGCGTTCGAGAAGGTCCTCGACGAGCACCGGGTCGGGGCCGTCGTCCTGTGCGTCGAACCGCCCGACACCGAGATCGCCCGCGTCTGCCTGTCCCGGGGGGTCCACCTCGTGGACGTCGGGGCCTCCGACCGCCTGCTCGCCCCGGTCGAGGCCCTCACCGCCCTGGCCGTCGCCCGGGGCGCGACCGCCGTGCTCAGCGTCGGCGTCGCCCCCGGGCTCACGAACCTGCTGGCCCGCCGCGCCCACGACGACCTCGGCGGAGCCGACCGTCTCGACCTGACGGTCATGCTCGGCGCGGGCGAACGCCACGGCGCCGACGCCGTTCGATGGACCCTCACCCAGCTCTTGGCCCGTACGCCCTCCACGGCGGCCGGGTCTCGCGAGGTCGGGCTCCCCGGCTATGGGAGGCGTCGGGCGCACCCGTTCCCGTTCTCCGACCAGCACACGTTGCGCCGCACGCTCGGCGTGCCGGAGGCGACCACGCGGCTGTGCCTGGACTCGCGACCCCTCACGGCGGCCCTGTTCGCCCTCCGCCGCACGGGCGTCCTCGGCGTCGCCCGCCATCCGCGCGTCCTGCGGGCGCTCACCGACGCCGTCACCCGCGTCCACGTGGGCGGCGACGGCTTCGCCCTCCGCGCGGACGCCCGCCTGGGCGAACGCTCCGCCGCGTACGCCCTGATCGGACGCGAGCAGGGCCGCATCACGGGTGTCGTGGCGGCCCACGTCACCCGCCGCCTGCTCGACGGCGGCCTGCCCCACGGCGTCCACCACATCGACGAACTCCCGGCCCTGGCGCATCTCGCCGGCGAGATCCCCGGCACGACCCTGCTCCGTCTTCGCGGAACCCGCGTCGTGGGCTGA
- a CDS encoding NADPH-dependent FMN reductase produces MDPTPADVPLRVAVVIGSTREGRIGDAVGRWFVTLAERRADVELEVVDLVDHVFPARYATTPETAGFAGLVGRADGFVIVTPEYNRSFPASLKQAIDHAYDEWRAKPVGFVSYGYRFAGLHAVEHLRSVFVELHAVTMHTAVHVDLRLGDVDADPPPNAGRLACEAEAMLDQLVWWGLALREARAARPYVN; encoded by the coding sequence ATGGATCCCACCCCCGCGGACGTGCCGCTGCGGGTCGCGGTCGTCATCGGCAGCACCCGCGAGGGCCGGATCGGCGACGCGGTCGGCCGCTGGTTCGTCACGCTGGCCGAACGCCGCGCGGACGTGGAGCTGGAGGTCGTGGACCTCGTGGACCACGTGTTCCCCGCCCGGTACGCGACCACCCCGGAGACGGCGGGGTTCGCGGGACTGGTCGGACGGGCGGACGGCTTCGTGATCGTCACGCCGGAGTACAACCGCAGCTTCCCGGCCTCGCTCAAGCAGGCGATCGACCACGCCTACGACGAGTGGCGGGCCAAGCCGGTGGGTTTCGTCTCCTACGGGTACCGGTTCGCGGGACTGCACGCGGTGGAGCACCTGCGGTCGGTGTTCGTCGAGCTGCACGCGGTGACGATGCACACCGCCGTGCACGTCGACCTGCGCCTCGGCGACGTCGACGCGGACCCGCCCCCGAACGCCGGGCGTCTGGCGTGCGAGGCCGAGGCCATGCTCGACCAGCTCGTCTGGTGGGGCCTGGCGCTGCGCGAGGCCCGGGCCGCACGCCCCTATGTCAACTGA
- a CDS encoding ATP-binding cassette domain-containing protein — MSDLAIETSGLIKTFGDTRAVDGIDLRVPTGAVYGVLGPNGAGKTTAVRMLATLLRPDGGEARVFGHDVLREADAVRSRVSLTGQYASVDEDLTGHENLVLLARLLGHRKPAANDRATQLLEAFGLTDAADRQVKNYSGGMRRRVDIAASILNTPDLLFLDEPTTGLDPRSRSQIWDIVRAVVAHGTTVLLTTQYLEEADRLAGRIAVIDHGKVIAEGTPGELKASVGAGAVHVRLRDSWQRAEAREVLERALGTPVQVEADPSALTARILDGEARLGSAEQASRALAELAEAGIAVDDFSLGRPSLDEVFLALTGHVTEPTDDNDDERPTTAKEAAL; from the coding sequence ATGAGCGATCTCGCGATCGAGACGTCGGGACTGATCAAGACCTTCGGGGACACCCGCGCGGTGGACGGCATCGACCTGCGCGTGCCCACCGGCGCGGTGTACGGGGTGCTGGGCCCGAACGGGGCCGGCAAGACCACCGCCGTCCGGATGCTGGCGACCCTGCTGCGCCCCGACGGCGGCGAGGCCCGCGTCTTCGGCCACGACGTGCTCCGCGAGGCCGACGCGGTGCGCTCGCGGGTCAGCCTGACCGGCCAGTACGCCTCCGTGGACGAGGACCTGACCGGCCACGAGAACCTGGTCCTGCTGGCCCGGCTGCTGGGCCACCGCAAGCCCGCCGCCAACGACCGGGCCACGCAGCTCCTGGAGGCGTTCGGCCTGACGGACGCCGCCGACCGGCAGGTCAAGAACTACTCGGGCGGCATGCGGCGGCGGGTGGACATCGCCGCCAGCATCCTCAACACGCCCGACCTGCTGTTCCTGGACGAGCCCACCACCGGGCTCGACCCGCGCAGCCGCAGCCAGATCTGGGACATCGTCCGCGCGGTCGTCGCCCACGGCACCACCGTGCTGCTGACCACGCAGTACCTGGAGGAGGCCGACCGGCTGGCCGGCCGGATCGCGGTGATCGACCACGGCAAGGTGATCGCCGAGGGGACCCCGGGCGAGTTGAAGGCGTCCGTCGGGGCGGGCGCCGTCCATGTCCGGCTGCGCGACTCCTGGCAGCGCGCCGAGGCCCGCGAGGTGCTGGAGCGGGCGCTGGGCACCCCGGTGCAGGTGGAGGCCGACCCGTCGGCGCTGACCGCCCGCATCCTGGACGGCGAGGCCCGGCTCGGCTCCGCCGAGCAGGCGTCCCGGGCGCTGGCCGAGCTGGCCGAGGCCGGGATCGCGGTGGACGACTTCTCCCTCGGCCGGCCCAGCCTGGACGAGGTCTTCCTGGCCCTGACCGGGCACGTCACCGAACCCACCGACGACAACGACGACGAGCGGCCCACCACCGCGAAGGAGGCGGCACTGTGA
- a CDS encoding ABC transporter permease, with translation MSTATTGQAAPDYTPSADTIAAVLAPGARPQRPSALSASVTFGWRAMLKIKHVPEQLFDVTAFPIMMTLMFTYLFGGALAGSTREYLQTLLPGIMVMSVVMTTMYTGVTLNVDIEKGVFDRFRSLPIWRPAPMVGYLLGDMFRYAMGSTVILVLGLILGFRPKGGALGVLAGMALLVAFSFAFSWVWTMFGLLLRGEKAVMSVSMMVLFPLTFLSNILVSPDTMPGWLQAFVDVNPITHLVAAVRGLMAGKPDGGELLWVLAGATALIAVFGTLTMRLYNRK, from the coding sequence GTGAGCACCGCGACCACCGGCCAAGCGGCCCCCGACTACACCCCGTCGGCCGACACCATCGCGGCCGTGCTCGCCCCCGGGGCCCGGCCACAGCGGCCCAGCGCCCTGTCGGCGTCGGTGACCTTCGGCTGGCGGGCCATGCTGAAGATCAAGCACGTGCCCGAGCAGTTGTTCGACGTCACCGCGTTCCCGATCATGATGACGTTGATGTTCACCTACCTGTTCGGCGGCGCGCTGGCGGGCTCCACCCGGGAGTACCTGCAGACGCTGCTGCCGGGGATCATGGTGATGAGCGTGGTGATGACCACCATGTACACCGGCGTCACCCTGAACGTCGACATCGAGAAGGGGGTCTTCGACCGCTTCCGCAGCCTGCCGATCTGGCGGCCCGCCCCCATGGTCGGCTACCTGCTCGGGGACATGTTCCGGTACGCGATGGGCTCGACGGTCATCCTCGTGCTGGGCCTGATCTTGGGTTTCCGCCCCAAGGGCGGGGCGCTCGGCGTCCTGGCCGGCATGGCGCTCCTGGTGGCCTTCTCGTTCGCCTTCTCCTGGGTGTGGACGATGTTCGGCCTGCTGCTGCGCGGCGAGAAGGCCGTGATGAGCGTCAGCATGATGGTGCTCTTCCCGCTGACCTTCCTCAGCAACATCCTGGTCTCCCCCGACACCATGCCGGGCTGGCTCCAGGCGTTCGTCGACGTCAACCCCATCACCCACCTGGTGGCGGCGGTCCGCGGCCTGATGGCCGGCAAGCCCGACGGCGGCGAACTCCTCTGGGTCCTCGCCGGGGCCACCGCCCTCATCGCGGTCTTCGGGACCCTGACCATGCGCCTCTACAACCGCAAGTGA
- a CDS encoding ATP-binding protein: MTRASPPLIGREHAAGVLRAEVARAADSHGGLVLVAGEAGIGKTTLVADTVVEARHLGALVLNGSCWESGGAPGHWPWVQVVRGLRRACTAEEWAAIEETAGGALAALLGESARGQPGSEPDEPFVIYDAVTSALVSVAQRRPLLVVLDDLHWADTASVRLLEFVAQHTWYERLLLVGTYRDVEVEWAEHPLRPLISSLVAKATVVTLTGLGREEVGELMTRTVGRRPDDPLVAEIHRRTGGNPFFVEQTARLWHGGGPVSAIAPGVRDAVQRRLSLLPGAVTRLLTAAAVLGREFHRGLLAAVVREPVPHVDRILDQAVVARLAVALGAGRFAFAHDLVRETLYDALDEVRRRDLHAAVVHALERSPDDPAEHLLPAELARHAYLGRDVLDPALVVERLTAAARDAGSRLAVEESLGHRRRAWEVAASLDPAQRAPLALDLGNQLHHFGRADEAWAMYETAAELGRASGHPMVLTRVALTLHSRGCGREGRVTDSRDLLAEAHRALLGDLPDPPDPAGGGARHDRLAKGLALHAAGLARRSGDDDALVFALWTLHDLIWGPGSATERLRLMDEIAELSRRVSDEETEHMAVSLRWVTLLERGDARYLEAFRDFRAVVESSALPRAGLFSTVDTSIVDALQGRFAESESLLEEIVAIDHTGDFGGMLHHLRWVLLMLRGRRDELDELHRRRRDREAFHGRLLEAITAVQYDDLGTALAHLEQFTAAGRPVAGIYGSLWLRFRAQVAAATRDPELCAAVRAEITPVADEWAVSVYGCDISGPFSLWLAMVDAAQERWDEAIAGFTAARESAERLRARPWSLEARTGLAQTLLARGAPGDAEAAAPLLTEVCHEAGELGMTHLVERARRARQEFRAPERSAPAPSSRANEFRFDGEVWSLAYAGRVVHMPDAKGLRDLHLLLAAPGTDVPAVRLANPEGGAEVAAARALGGDPVLDEEAKARYRRRLAELDEEIDRATVLGDDRRAAAHDDERTALLTELRAAAGLAGRTRRLGDEAERARKTVTARIRDTLRRLDRRHPDLAAHLRTSVTTGTTCAYRPQAPTPWRL, translated from the coding sequence ATGACACGCGCATCACCCCCGCTCATCGGGCGCGAGCACGCCGCCGGGGTGCTGCGCGCCGAGGTCGCCCGGGCCGCCGACAGCCACGGCGGGCTGGTCCTGGTCGCCGGAGAGGCCGGCATCGGCAAGACCACGCTGGTCGCCGACACCGTGGTCGAGGCCCGACACCTGGGCGCGCTGGTGCTGAACGGCTCCTGCTGGGAGTCCGGCGGGGCCCCCGGCCACTGGCCGTGGGTGCAGGTCGTCCGCGGCCTGCGGCGGGCCTGCACCGCCGAGGAGTGGGCCGCCATCGAGGAGACGGCGGGCGGGGCGCTCGCCGCGCTGCTCGGCGAGTCCGCCCGCGGGCAGCCCGGCTCCGAGCCGGACGAGCCCTTCGTCATCTACGACGCGGTGACCTCGGCGCTGGTGTCGGTCGCCCAGCGCCGTCCGCTGCTGGTCGTCTTGGACGACCTGCACTGGGCCGACACCGCGTCGGTCCGACTGCTGGAGTTCGTCGCCCAGCACACCTGGTACGAACGCCTGCTGCTGGTCGGCACGTACCGGGACGTCGAGGTCGAGTGGGCCGAGCATCCGCTGCGCCCGCTGATCTCCTCGCTGGTGGCCAAGGCGACCGTGGTGACGCTCACCGGGCTGGGCCGCGAGGAGGTCGGCGAGCTGATGACCCGCACGGTCGGGCGGCGGCCGGACGACCCGCTGGTGGCCGAGATCCACCGGCGGACCGGGGGCAACCCGTTCTTCGTGGAGCAGACCGCCCGGCTGTGGCACGGCGGCGGTCCGGTCAGCGCGATCGCCCCGGGCGTGCGCGACGCGGTGCAGCGGCGTCTGTCCCTGCTGCCCGGCGCGGTGACCCGGCTGCTCACCGCGGCGGCGGTGCTGGGCCGCGAGTTCCACCGCGGGCTCCTGGCGGCGGTGGTCCGGGAGCCCGTCCCCCATGTCGACCGGATCCTCGACCAGGCCGTCGTCGCCCGCCTGGCGGTGGCGCTGGGGGCGGGCCGGTTCGCGTTCGCGCACGACCTGGTCCGCGAGACCCTGTACGACGCGCTCGACGAGGTTCGCAGGCGCGACCTGCACGCGGCGGTCGTGCACGCCTTGGAACGCTCTCCCGACGACCCGGCGGAGCACCTCCTGCCCGCCGAGCTGGCCCGGCACGCCTACCTGGGCCGCGACGTCCTCGACCCCGCGCTGGTGGTCGAACGGCTGACCGCCGCCGCCCGCGACGCCGGGAGCAGACTCGCCGTCGAGGAGTCCCTCGGGCACCGCCGCCGCGCGTGGGAGGTGGCGGCCTCCCTCGATCCCGCTCAGCGCGCCCCGCTGGCGCTCGACCTGGGCAATCAGCTCCACCACTTCGGCCGTGCGGACGAGGCGTGGGCGATGTACGAGACCGCCGCCGAGCTGGGCCGCGCCTCCGGGCACCCGATGGTGCTGACCCGGGTGGCGCTGACCCTCCACAGCAGGGGGTGCGGCAGGGAGGGCCGGGTGACGGATTCCCGCGACCTGCTGGCCGAGGCGCACCGGGCCCTGCTCGGCGACCTGCCCGACCCGCCCGACCCGGCCGGCGGCGGGGCCCGCCACGACCGGCTGGCCAAGGGGCTCGCCCTGCACGCCGCGGGGCTGGCCCGGCGCTCCGGAGACGACGACGCGCTCGTGTTCGCGCTGTGGACGCTGCACGACCTGATCTGGGGCCCCGGCAGCGCCACCGAACGGCTGCGGCTCATGGACGAGATCGCGGAGCTCTCCCGCCGCGTCTCCGACGAGGAGACCGAGCACATGGCGGTGTCGCTGCGCTGGGTGACGCTGCTGGAGCGGGGCGACGCCCGCTACCTGGAGGCGTTCCGCGACTTCCGCGCCGTGGTGGAGTCCAGCGCCCTGCCGAGGGCCGGCCTCTTCTCCACGGTCGACACCAGCATCGTCGACGCCCTTCAGGGCCGGTTCGCCGAGTCGGAGTCCCTGCTGGAGGAGATCGTCGCGATCGACCACACCGGCGACTTCGGCGGCATGCTCCACCATCTGCGGTGGGTGCTGCTGATGCTGAGGGGCCGCCGGGACGAGCTGGACGAGTTGCACCGGCGGCGGCGCGACCGCGAGGCGTTCCACGGCCGGCTGCTGGAGGCGATCACGGCCGTCCAGTACGACGACCTCGGCACCGCCCTGGCCCACCTGGAGCAGTTCACCGCCGCCGGCAGGCCGGTCGCCGGCATCTACGGCTCCCTGTGGCTGCGGTTCCGGGCCCAGGTGGCGGCGGCCACCCGCGACCCGGAGCTGTGCGCGGCGGTCCGCGCCGAGATCACCCCGGTCGCCGACGAGTGGGCCGTGTCGGTGTACGGGTGCGACATCAGCGGGCCGTTCTCCCTCTGGCTCGCCATGGTCGACGCCGCCCAGGAACGCTGGGACGAGGCGATCGCCGGGTTCACCGCCGCCCGCGAGTCCGCCGAACGGCTCCGCGCACGCCCCTGGTCGTTGGAGGCCCGCACGGGCCTGGCGCAGACCCTGCTGGCCCGGGGAGCCCCCGGCGACGCCGAGGCCGCCGCCCCGTTGCTCACGGAGGTGTGCCACGAGGCCGGCGAGCTGGGCATGACGCACCTCGTCGAACGCGCCCGGCGCGCCCGCCAGGAGTTCCGCGCCCCGGAGCGGTCCGCTCCCGCCCCGTCCTCGCGGGCCAACGAGTTCCGCTTCGACGGCGAGGTCTGGTCGCTGGCGTACGCGGGACGGGTCGTCCACATGCCCGACGCCAAGGGGCTGCGCGACCTCCACCTCCTGCTGGCGGCCCCGGGCACGGACGTCCCGGCCGTCCGCCTGGCCAACCCGGAGGGCGGCGCCGAGGTCGCCGCCGCCCGCGCCCTGGGCGGCGACCCGGTCCTCGACGAGGAGGCCAAGGCCCGCTACCGAAGGCGTCTCGCCGAGCTCGACGAGGAGATCGACCGAGCCACCGTCCTGGGCGACGACCGCCGCGCCGCCGCCCACGATGACGAGCGCACCGCCCTCCTCACCGAGCTCCGCGCCGCCGCCGGCCTCGCCGGCCGCACCCGCCGCCTCGGCGACGAGGCGGAACGCGCCCGCAAGACCGTCACCGCCCGCATCCGCGACACGCTCCGCCGCCTCGACCGCCGCCACCCCGACCTGGCGGCCCATCTCCGCACCTCCGTCACCACCGGCACCACCTGCGCCTACCGCCCCCAAGCCCCCACCCCCTGGCGCCTCTGA
- a CDS encoding helix-turn-helix domain-containing protein has product MQQNPIITIPSPSPSPEVREPGPTALRMLVGARLRRLREARGLTREDAAGALRSSHSKISRLELGRHGCKRRDLNDLLDLYRVQDPAERAALLALAEQARAPGWWQAYGDAVPAWFEPYLGMEQSAAVIRTYEVQFVPGLLQTPGYARAVALLESDVATEEEIRRRVMVRMLRSRILTRRVGAPKLWAVIDEGALRRPVGDTAVMRAQLDHLIALSAPAHVNVQVLPFAAGGHPAAGPISILRFAEDELPDMIYLEQLSHARYPVNDAERARYQTVMDRLVVEAAPPAETVAFLRRIRDSL; this is encoded by the coding sequence ATGCAACAGAACCCGATCATCACGATTCCCTCGCCCAGTCCCTCGCCCGAGGTGCGGGAGCCGGGGCCGACGGCGCTGCGCATGCTGGTGGGGGCGCGACTGCGGCGGCTGCGCGAGGCCCGCGGCCTCACCCGGGAGGACGCCGCCGGGGCCCTGCGCTCCTCGCACTCCAAGATCAGCCGACTGGAGCTGGGCCGACACGGCTGCAAGCGGCGCGACCTGAACGACCTGCTCGACCTCTACCGCGTCCAGGACCCGGCCGAGCGCGCCGCCCTGCTGGCGCTCGCCGAGCAGGCCCGGGCCCCGGGCTGGTGGCAGGCGTACGGCGACGCGGTGCCCGCCTGGTTCGAGCCGTACCTGGGGATGGAGCAGTCCGCCGCGGTCATCCGCACCTACGAGGTGCAGTTCGTCCCCGGCCTGCTGCAGACCCCCGGCTACGCCCGCGCGGTGGCGCTGCTGGAGTCCGACGTCGCCACCGAGGAGGAGATCCGGCGGCGGGTGATGGTGCGGATGCTGCGCTCCCGGATCCTGACCCGGCGGGTCGGCGCCCCCAAGCTGTGGGCGGTCATCGACGAGGGGGCGCTGCGCCGGCCGGTCGGCGACACGGCCGTGATGCGCGCCCAGCTCGACCACCTGATCGCGCTGTCCGCCCCGGCGCACGTCAACGTGCAGGTGCTGCCGTTCGCGGCGGGCGGGCACCCGGCGGCGGGGCCGATCTCCATCCTGCGGTTCGCCGAGGACGAGCTGCCCGACATGATCTATCTGGAGCAGCTCTCGCACGCCCGGTACCCCGTCAACGACGCCGAGCGGGCGCGCTACCAGACGGTCATGGACCGGCTGGTGGTCGAGGCCGCGCCGCCCGCCGAGACGGTGGCGTTCCTCCGCCGGATCCGGGACTCCTTGTAA
- a CDS encoding SAM-dependent methyltransferase: protein MSDDSTPPSTEVPSGIDTTVPQSARIWNYWLGGKDNYPVDQQAGDAYAAVYPAIVDMARATRYFLARGVRHLAGEVGIRQFLDVGTGLPTVDNTHEVAQRVAPDSRIVYVDHDPLVLAHARALLNSTPQGRTDYIDADLREPEKILDAASATLDFDQPIALMLMGILGHLTDFDEAVTVVHRLIDGLPPGSYFMHYDSTATDDSFLEAQQGYDDTGAIPYVLRTPEELSRLYEGLEMVEPGLVSCSLWRPDPSPFGPPEPVDAYCGVARKL, encoded by the coding sequence ATGAGCGACGACTCCACCCCGCCGTCCACCGAAGTGCCCTCGGGCATCGACACCACGGTTCCCCAGTCCGCCCGCATCTGGAACTACTGGCTCGGCGGCAAGGACAACTATCCGGTCGACCAACAGGCCGGCGACGCCTACGCCGCGGTCTACCCCGCCATCGTGGACATGGCCCGTGCCACGCGCTACTTCCTGGCGCGCGGCGTCCGCCATCTGGCCGGCGAGGTGGGCATCCGCCAGTTCCTCGACGTCGGCACCGGGCTCCCCACGGTGGACAACACCCACGAGGTCGCCCAGCGCGTCGCCCCCGACTCCCGGATCGTCTACGTCGACCATGACCCGCTGGTGCTGGCGCACGCCCGCGCCCTGCTCAACAGCACCCCGCAGGGCAGGACCGACTACATCGACGCCGACCTGCGCGAGCCCGAGAAGATCCTGGACGCGGCCTCCGCCACCCTGGACTTCGACCAGCCGATCGCGCTGATGCTGATGGGCATCCTGGGGCACCTGACCGACTTCGACGAGGCCGTCACCGTGGTGCACCGGCTGATCGACGGGCTCCCGCCGGGCAGCTACTTCATGCACTACGACAGCACCGCCACCGACGACTCGTTCCTGGAGGCCCAGCAGGGATACGACGACACCGGGGCGATCCCCTACGTGCTCCGCACCCCGGAGGAGCTGTCCAGGCTCTACGAGGGGCTGGAGATGGTGGAGCCCGGTCTGGTGTCGTGCTCGCTGTGGCGGCCCGACCCGAGCCCGTTCGGCCCCCCGGAGCCGGTGGACGCCTACTGCGGCGTGGCCCGCAAGCTCTGA